A region of Nocardioides sp. JS614 DNA encodes the following proteins:
- a CDS encoding MXAN_6640 family putative metalloprotease, translated as MRLRRVLVLAATAAVAGSLLGVVPAQAAPDSTPAGARALAEARAVLGGESHRDATLTLRELRRHRDALSADDRASADRLLARPSTGRTSCFTTVCVHWSASGPNKATAGYVDEVASTAEHVLSTYAAAGYRAPESDGTRGGNGLLDIYLQDLGAQGLYGYCDSDGQPPVNGPYDTWAYCAFDNDYREFPAHTPVQNLQVTAAHELFHAVQFAYDYFEDGWFMEATATWAEDELYDDVDDNLQYLAQSPLTQPARSMDHFESYGLRQYGDWIFFRYLTENLPGRKGGLPTLVRDVWEQADGAKGGPDDYSIQAVAHVLAERGTSLRDTWAAFADANRRPGTSYREGRVNKYPTASPARTIALTGRQRDTGWTTRRVDHLASTTYRITRAVKMKARRLRLRLDLPRTERGSGAVATVYRTEGRPEPVPLQLSARGNATRSVAFGRDVRYVEVTLANAGVAYRCWRRTDTGYSCRGRSEDDDLPMRLRAVALR; from the coding sequence GTGCGTCTGCGTCGTGTCCTCGTCCTGGCCGCGACCGCCGCGGTCGCCGGCTCGCTGCTGGGTGTCGTGCCCGCGCAGGCGGCCCCGGACAGCACCCCGGCGGGAGCGCGGGCACTGGCCGAGGCGCGGGCGGTGCTCGGGGGCGAGAGCCACCGCGACGCGACCCTGACGCTGCGCGAGCTGCGCCGGCACCGCGACGCCCTGTCCGCGGACGACCGGGCGAGCGCCGACCGGCTCCTGGCCCGGCCGAGCACCGGACGCACCAGCTGCTTCACCACCGTGTGCGTGCACTGGTCGGCCAGCGGCCCGAACAAGGCGACCGCCGGGTACGTCGACGAGGTCGCCAGCACCGCCGAGCACGTGTTGTCGACGTACGCCGCCGCCGGCTATCGCGCCCCGGAGAGCGACGGGACCCGCGGCGGGAACGGGCTGCTCGACATCTACCTGCAGGACCTGGGCGCCCAGGGCCTGTACGGCTACTGCGACAGCGACGGTCAGCCACCCGTGAACGGCCCCTACGACACGTGGGCGTACTGCGCCTTCGACAACGACTACCGCGAGTTCCCCGCCCACACCCCCGTGCAGAACCTGCAGGTGACCGCGGCCCACGAGCTCTTCCACGCCGTCCAGTTCGCCTACGACTACTTCGAGGACGGGTGGTTCATGGAGGCCACCGCCACCTGGGCCGAGGACGAGCTCTACGACGACGTCGACGACAACCTGCAGTACCTCGCCCAGAGCCCGCTCACCCAGCCGGCGCGGTCGATGGACCACTTCGAGTCCTACGGCCTGCGGCAGTACGGCGACTGGATCTTCTTCCGCTACCTGACCGAGAACCTCCCCGGCCGCAAGGGCGGGCTGCCCACCCTGGTGCGCGACGTCTGGGAGCAGGCCGACGGCGCCAAGGGCGGTCCCGACGACTACTCCATCCAGGCCGTGGCCCACGTCCTCGCCGAGCGCGGCACCAGCCTGCGTGACACCTGGGCGGCGTTCGCCGACGCGAACCGCCGCCCCGGCACGTCGTACCGCGAAGGCCGGGTCAACAAGTACCCGACGGCGTCCCCAGCCCGCACGATCGCGCTCACCGGCCGCCAGCGGGACACCGGCTGGACGACCCGACGGGTCGACCACCTGGCCAGCACCACCTACCGGATCACCCGGGCCGTGAAGATGAAGGCCCGCCGGCTGCGGCTGCGGCTGGACCTGCCGCGCACCGAGCGCGGGTCGGGTGCGGTCGCCACCGTCTACCGCACCGAGGGCCGGCCCGAGCCGGTGCCGCTGCAGCTCTCGGCACGCGGCAACGCGACCCGGTCCGTGGCCTTTGGCCGGGACGTGAGGTACGTCGAGGTGACCCTCGCGAACGCGGGTGTGGCCTACCGGTGCTGGCGCCGGACCGACACGGGCTACTCCTGCCGGGGCCGCTCGGAGGACGACGACCTGCCGATGCGGCTCCGGGCGGTCGCGCTGCGATAG